From the genome of Methylocystis bryophila, one region includes:
- a CDS encoding NAD(P) transhydrogenase subunit alpha: MTDDTQQLLEKARQAAEAARHVADQAQAYSEQLAQTAAAAASHGLGGGAIDPVVFRLAIFVLAVFVGYYVVWSVTPALHTPLMSVTNAISSVIVVGALLSVGVGSSSEPGSSLASWFGFFALILASVNIFGGFLVTERMLSMYKKKG, from the coding sequence ATGACAGACGACACGCAGCAATTGCTGGAGAAAGCGCGTCAGGCGGCCGAGGCGGCCCGGCACGTGGCCGACCAAGCGCAGGCCTATTCGGAGCAGCTCGCCCAGACCGCCGCCGCCGCCGCGTCGCACGGGCTGGGAGGCGGGGCGATCGACCCTGTGGTCTTTCGCCTCGCGATCTTCGTTCTCGCGGTGTTCGTGGGCTATTACGTCGTCTGGTCGGTCACGCCGGCGCTGCACACCCCGCTGATGTCGGTCACCAACGCGATCTCCTCAGTCATTGTCGTCGGCGCGCTGCTGTCGGTCGGCGTGGGCTCATCCTCCGAACCCGGATCGAGCTTGGCGAGCTGGTTTGGCTTCTTCGCGCTGATCTTAGCGAGCGTGAATATTTTTGGCGGCTTCCTCGTCACCGAGCGCATGCTGTCAATGTATAAGAAGAAGGGCTGA
- a CDS encoding Re/Si-specific NAD(P)(+) transhydrogenase subunit alpha, with the protein MRIAVLAETDRSEPRVAATPETIKKFIGLGAEIALQAGAGAASGFADGDYAAAGASIAANAREAVAGADVILRVRRPSLTDLAGAKPGAAVVAIMDPYGAEKAIADLAKANVTAFAMELMPRITRAQVMDVLSSQANINGYRAVLDAASEYGRVLPMMMTPAGTVPAARVFIMGVGVAGLQAIATARRLGAIVTATDVRPATKEQVESLGAKFIAVENEEFKQAETSGGYAKEMSKEYQAAQAELVGAHIAKQDIVITTALIPGRPAPKLVSAAQVRSMRPGSVIYDLAAERGGNCELSRPGETIVESGVKIMAPLNIAGRTASTTSSLYAKNLLAFVETLISKETKQLAINWDDELVKATALTRDGAAIARG; encoded by the coding sequence ATGCGAATCGCTGTTCTTGCCGAAACCGACAGATCCGAGCCCCGCGTCGCTGCGACGCCAGAAACCATCAAGAAATTCATTGGCTTGGGCGCGGAAATCGCCCTGCAGGCCGGCGCCGGAGCGGCTTCCGGCTTCGCCGATGGCGATTACGCCGCGGCGGGCGCATCCATCGCCGCCAACGCCAGGGAAGCCGTTGCGGGCGCGGATGTGATCCTGCGCGTGCGGCGGCCGTCCTTGACGGATCTCGCCGGAGCCAAGCCTGGCGCGGCCGTCGTCGCGATCATGGACCCCTATGGCGCCGAGAAGGCCATCGCCGACCTTGCCAAGGCCAATGTAACCGCCTTCGCGATGGAGCTTATGCCGCGCATCACCCGCGCGCAGGTGATGGACGTTCTCTCCTCGCAAGCGAACATCAATGGCTATCGAGCGGTCTTAGACGCCGCATCCGAATATGGCCGCGTCCTGCCGATGATGATGACCCCCGCCGGCACGGTGCCGGCCGCGCGCGTCTTCATCATGGGCGTCGGCGTCGCCGGCCTGCAGGCGATCGCGACGGCGCGCCGCCTCGGCGCGATCGTGACCGCAACGGACGTCCGTCCGGCCACCAAGGAGCAGGTCGAGTCGCTCGGCGCAAAATTCATCGCGGTCGAAAATGAAGAGTTCAAGCAGGCAGAGACCTCCGGCGGCTACGCCAAGGAGATGTCGAAGGAGTATCAGGCCGCGCAGGCCGAGCTCGTCGGCGCCCATATCGCCAAGCAGGACATCGTCATCACGACCGCGCTGATCCCCGGGAGGCCGGCCCCGAAGCTCGTCTCCGCCGCGCAGGTTCGCTCGATGCGTCCGGGATCGGTCATCTACGATCTGGCCGCCGAACGCGGCGGCAATTGTGAGCTTTCCCGACCGGGAGAGACCATCGTGGAGAGCGGCGTGAAAATCATGGCGCCGCTCAACATCGCCGGGCGCACGGCGTCCACGACCTCGAGCCTCTACGCCAAGAACCTCTTGGCTTTCGTCGAGACGCTGATCTCGAAGGAGACGAAGCAGCTCGCGATCAACTGGGACGACGAGCTGGTGAAGGCGACGGCCTTGACCCGCGACGGCGCCGCGATCGCCCGCGGTTGA
- a CDS encoding glycosyltransferase family 9 protein, with the protein MRWFDWPTWSKTSARQIAKQLLGPFLGRNPDPKTVEYYASLIAKGAGLGKILSELSQNQEYKSQFCARPPRAPAASPQIWNDPRYEAFLNAPKIQNALILKLDHIGDFLLALDAFSALRKGFPEAKLTLLCAPWNAALARSLNMFDRVETLDFFAPTAQGESPVFSAERLGELARESFDLAVDLRVEADTRAIFDHVQAAHKCGYASDACRTVLTIGPPRPNLLYTDSLAANQQMLMLGLARSVVDFFHRDESLHGESLARTLIGSDEADVPLRGGGPLVAMHPFSGRSIKNWPLENFLRLGAWLEREIGASVFLLGTKKEAESVPELALLCERAGVRSLVGETSLTQALSVIARSDLYVGNDSGLTHAAARLDVPTLALFSGVAPIESWAPRGKRVRILHAPAPCAPCYLPSLEWCEAGHECLRAIDFDFVQAQARDLLERTGAREAHPPCRGQANGG; encoded by the coding sequence ATGCGCTGGTTCGATTGGCCGACGTGGTCGAAAACGTCGGCGCGGCAGATCGCGAAGCAGTTGCTCGGTCCTTTTCTGGGGCGCAACCCCGATCCGAAGACCGTTGAATATTATGCGTCGCTCATCGCCAAGGGCGCTGGTCTCGGCAAGATCCTGAGCGAGCTTTCGCAGAACCAGGAGTACAAGTCACAATTTTGCGCGCGACCGCCTCGAGCTCCGGCGGCGAGTCCACAGATTTGGAACGACCCGCGTTACGAAGCTTTTCTGAATGCTCCAAAAATTCAGAACGCGCTGATCCTCAAGCTCGATCACATCGGGGACTTTCTTCTGGCGCTCGACGCCTTCTCCGCCCTTCGCAAAGGCTTTCCCGAGGCGAAACTGACGCTTCTGTGCGCGCCGTGGAATGCGGCGCTGGCGCGCTCGCTCAATATGTTCGACCGCGTCGAGACGCTCGACTTCTTCGCGCCGACGGCGCAAGGAGAAAGTCCGGTCTTTTCCGCCGAGCGCCTGGGCGAACTTGCGAGGGAATCTTTCGATCTCGCAGTCGATCTGCGCGTGGAGGCCGACACGCGCGCGATCTTCGATCACGTTCAAGCGGCGCACAAATGCGGCTATGCGAGCGACGCCTGTCGAACCGTTCTGACCATCGGTCCGCCTCGACCCAATCTCCTCTACACAGACAGCCTGGCCGCCAATCAGCAGATGCTCATGCTGGGTCTCGCGCGCAGCGTCGTCGATTTCTTTCATCGCGACGAATCGCTTCACGGCGAAAGCCTGGCGCGCACGCTCATCGGGTCGGACGAGGCGGACGTTCCTCTTCGCGGCGGCGGCCCCCTCGTCGCGATGCATCCATTTTCCGGCAGGTCTATCAAAAATTGGCCCCTCGAGAATTTTCTGCGGCTCGGCGCGTGGCTCGAGCGCGAAATCGGCGCTTCGGTGTTCCTGCTTGGAACGAAGAAGGAAGCCGAAAGCGTTCCGGAGCTGGCCTTGCTGTGCGAGAGAGCGGGCGTTCGCTCGCTCGTCGGCGAGACGTCGCTCACGCAGGCGCTCTCCGTCATCGCAAGATCCGACCTCTATGTCGGCAATGATAGCGGGTTGACGCATGCCGCGGCGCGGCTGGACGTTCCGACGCTCGCCCTCTTTTCCGGAGTTGCGCCGATCGAATCTTGGGCGCCCCGCGGCAAACGCGTGAGGATCCTGCACGCCCCCGCGCCCTGCGCTCCCTGCTATCTCCCGTCGCTCGAGTGGTGCGAAGCGGGGCACGAGTGCCTGAGAGCGATCGATTTCGACTTCGTTCAAGCCCAAGCGCGAGACTTGCTGGAGCGGACCGGAGCTCGAGAAGCGCATCCGCCTTGCCGGGGCCAAGCGAATGGTGGATAG
- a CDS encoding NAD(P)(+) transhydrogenase (Re/Si-specific) subunit beta, protein MIANLTALLYLASGILFILALRGLSSPATSREGNRYGMIGMAVAVATTLFVQTPSLLTLVWIVIGVGIGGGIGATVAQRIAMTAMPELVAGFHALVGLAAVLVAGAAFHAPQAFGIGAPGHIEGGSLFEMSLGAAIGAITFTGSIIAFLKLSERMSGKPILLPERHTINILIGVGIVFCMLLFVTSEWGFWLAALILLSLVLGVTLIIPIGGADMPVVVSMLNSYSGWAAAGIGFTLGNMALIITGALVGSSGAILSYIMCKGMNRSFISVILGGFGGEVAAATGGKETRTVKQGSADDAAYIMKNAEKVIVVPGYGMAVAQAQHTLREMADILKKEGVDVKYAIHPVAGRMPGHMNVLLAEANVPYDEVFELEDINSEFSQADVAFVIGANDVTNPAAKTDPQSAIYGMPILDVEKAKTVLFLKRGMGSGYAGVENELFFRPNTMMLFGDAKKTVESIVKALAH, encoded by the coding sequence ATGATCGCCAACCTCACGGCTCTTCTCTACCTCGCCTCGGGCATTCTGTTCATTCTCGCGTTGCGTGGCCTCTCCTCGCCCGCGACCTCGCGGGAGGGCAATCGCTACGGCATGATCGGCATGGCCGTCGCCGTCGCGACGACTCTCTTCGTGCAGACGCCGAGCCTTTTGACCCTCGTGTGGATCGTGATCGGCGTCGGCATCGGCGGCGGGATCGGCGCGACGGTGGCGCAGCGCATCGCGATGACCGCGATGCCCGAGCTCGTTGCGGGCTTCCACGCCTTGGTCGGCCTCGCCGCCGTCCTCGTCGCGGGCGCCGCCTTCCATGCGCCTCAGGCTTTCGGCATCGGCGCGCCCGGACACATCGAGGGCGGAAGCCTGTTCGAGATGTCGCTTGGCGCGGCGATCGGCGCGATCACCTTCACGGGCTCGATCATCGCCTTTCTGAAGCTCTCCGAGAGAATGTCCGGCAAGCCGATCCTGCTGCCGGAGCGTCACACGATCAATATTTTGATCGGCGTCGGCATCGTCTTTTGCATGTTGCTCTTCGTCACCAGCGAGTGGGGCTTCTGGCTCGCGGCGCTGATCCTGCTGTCGCTCGTCCTCGGCGTCACGCTGATCATTCCGATCGGCGGCGCGGACATGCCGGTCGTGGTCTCGATGCTGAACTCCTATTCGGGATGGGCGGCTGCGGGCATCGGCTTCACTTTGGGCAATATGGCGCTCATCATCACCGGCGCGCTCGTCGGCTCCTCGGGCGCGATCCTCTCCTACATCATGTGCAAGGGGATGAACCGCTCCTTCATCTCGGTCATTCTCGGCGGCTTCGGCGGCGAGGTGGCGGCGGCGACTGGCGGCAAAGAGACGCGCACGGTCAAGCAGGGCTCCGCCGACGACGCCGCCTACATTATGAAGAACGCCGAGAAGGTCATTGTCGTGCCGGGCTACGGCATGGCGGTCGCGCAGGCTCAGCACACCTTGCGCGAGATGGCCGACATCCTCAAGAAGGAGGGTGTCGACGTCAAATATGCGATCCACCCGGTCGCGGGGCGTATGCCGGGGCACATGAACGTGTTGCTCGCCGAGGCGAACGTCCCCTATGATGAGGTTTTCGAGCTCGAGGACATCAACTCGGAGTTCAGCCAGGCGGACGTCGCTTTCGTGATCGGGGCCAATGACGTGACCAATCCCGCGGCCAAGACCGATCCGCAGTCGGCCATTTACGGCATGCCCATCCTCGACGTCGAAAAGGCGAAGACCGTGCTGTTCCTGAAACGTGGCATGGGGTCAGGCTATGCCGGCGTCGAGAACGAGCTGTTCTTCCGTCCGAACACGATGATGCTGTTCGGCGACGCGAAAAAGACCGTCGAATCGATCGTCAAGGCGCTGGCGCATTGA
- a CDS encoding M15 family metallopeptidase: protein MKICLRRLLKPLPKLLVGAALSGLAAIPPASAGEPPPGFVRLADVAPGIEQDMRYAGSNNFTGAPVPGYRAPQCWLRREAAQALARAQALAHRRGFDLVVYDCYRPRRAVAAFLAWSKSADESTKDAYYPHVAKSELFAQGYIAERSTHSTGLAVDIGVKGWDFGAPFDYFDRRSWTKSPVSRAAQSAREKLVALMRSVGFENYPREWWHFSYGDAKATESFDAEIE from the coding sequence ATGAAGATTTGTCTGCGTCGGCTGCTCAAGCCCCTGCCCAAGCTGCTCGTCGGCGCAGCACTGTCGGGCCTCGCCGCCATTCCGCCCGCCTCTGCCGGAGAGCCGCCGCCCGGCTTCGTGCGCTTGGCCGACGTCGCGCCGGGAATCGAGCAGGACATGCGCTACGCGGGCTCGAATAATTTCACCGGCGCGCCCGTGCCCGGCTACCGCGCGCCGCAATGCTGGCTGCGCCGCGAGGCGGCGCAGGCGCTCGCCCGCGCGCAGGCGCTCGCCCATCGGCGCGGATTCGATCTCGTCGTGTACGACTGCTACCGGCCCCGAAGGGCCGTTGCGGCGTTTCTCGCATGGTCCAAGAGCGCGGACGAAAGCACGAAAGACGCCTATTATCCGCACGTCGCGAAATCGGAACTGTTCGCGCAAGGCTACATCGCCGAGCGCTCGACGCATTCGACGGGATTAGCGGTCGACATCGGCGTCAAGGGCTGGGATTTCGGCGCGCCTTTCGATTATTTCGATCGTCGCTCCTGGACGAAAAGTCCCGTCAGCCGCGCGGCGCAGAGCGCGAGAGAGAAGCTCGTGGCGCTCATGCGGAGCGTCGGATTTGAGAATTATCCGCGCGAATGGTGGCACTTCTCCTACGGTGACGCGAAAGCGACCGAGAGCTTCGACGCCGAGATCGAATAG